The following are from one region of the Acipenser ruthenus chromosome 19, fAciRut3.2 maternal haplotype, whole genome shotgun sequence genome:
- the LOC117424203 gene encoding katanin p80 WD40 repeat-containing subunit B1-like isoform X1, which produces MAAASTTKTSWKLQEIVAHTSNVSSLVLGKTSGRLLATGGDDCKVNIWAVNKPNCIMSLTGHTNPVECIQFSSTEEQVVAGSQSGSLRVWDLEAAKILRTLMGHKANICSLDFHPYGEYVASGSMDTNIKLWDIRRKGCVFRYKGHTQAVRCLCFSPDGKWLASASDDSTIKLWNLTAGKMITEFTAHTAAVNVVAFHPNEYLLASGSSDRTIKLWDLEKFQMIGSSEGETSPVRSIAFNPDGCCLYSGSQDSLRVYGWEPDRCFDVVPVTWGKVADLAICNNQLIGVSSSLTNVSSYVVDLNRVKKSGSVIQGFIQDDKPLAAPPVKGTSIRRNYERPLTTCNTHQRVKQNSESDRRSPEGERRSPSSEEDRDDKESTAEIRNPEDYKEIFQPSSAISRTPPKRSEPFPAPPEDEIFPVKPNNALEMMTPLPERLKPEQLKMAPMASSTPVNRVEPTIVPPPNRPLPGANPAPNKANPAPSRAEPAVILASRNEPIGLKASDFLQPAKNNNQPALNDDDALSQIRKGHDTMCVVLTSRHKNLDIVRAVWSSGDIKTSLDSAVTINDLSIIVDILNILNLKPSLWKLDLCTSILPQIEKLLQSKYESYVQTGCTSLKLILQRFLPLIADNLTAAPSVGVDITREERHQKCKACYKQLRNLRNVVKSKASLVGRHGSAFRELQLLMATLD; this is translated from the exons ATGGCAGCAGCCAGCACAACTAAAACATCCTGGAAACTAC AGGAGATAGTCGCACATACCAGCAATGTGTCCTCACTGGTTTTGGGGAAGACCTCTGGGCGCCTGCTGGCTACAGGCGGTGACGACTGTAAAGTAAACATCTGGGCCGTCAATAAACCAAACTGTATCATG agCCTGACCGGACACACTAACCCAGTAGAGTGCATCCAGTTCAGTAGCACAGAAGAGCAGGTTGTGGCTGGCTCACAGTCGGGATCATTACGAGTCTGGGACCTAGAAGCAGCTAAAA TTCTCCGGACCTTAATGGGACACAAAGCCAACATCTGCAGCCTAGATTTCCATCCCTATGGGGAGTATGTGGCTTCTGGCTCCATGGACACAAATATTAAG ttATGGGATATCAGAAGAAAAGGATGTGTGTTTAGGTATAAG GGGCACACACAGGCTGTGCGGTGTCTCTGCTTTAGTCCGGATGGGAAGTGGCTGGCCTCGGCAAGTGATGACAGCACAATAAAG CTGTGGAACTTGACGGCTGGGAAGATGATTACTGAATTTACAGCACACACAGCCGCTGTGAACGTTGTGGCGTTTCATCCAAACGAGTATCTCCTGGCATCGGGGAGCTCAGACAG gacAATAAAACTTTGGGATCTGGAGAAGTTTCAGATGATCGGCTCCTCGGAAGGGGAGACAAGCCCTGTTAG AAGCATTGCATTCAACCCGGATGGGTGCTGCCTCTACAGTGGCTCCCAGGATTCGTTGAGAGTGTATGGCTGGGAGCCAGACCGCTGTTTCGATGTGGTGCCAGTGACCTGGGGCAAGGTGGCCGACCTTGCCATCTGTAACAACCAGCTG ATTGGAGTCTCATCAAGCTTGACTAACGTCTCCTCCTATGTGGTGGACCTCAATCGGGTAAAGAAATCTGGTTCAGTTATTCAGGGCTTTATCCAGGATGACAAGCCTCTTGCTGCACCACCAGTGAAGGGAACCAGCATCCGTCGCAACTACGAGCGCCCACTTACCACCTGCAACACACACCAGAG GGTGAAGCAGAACTCTGAGAGTGATCGTCGGAGCCCCGAAGGCGAGAGACGCAGCCCCAGTAGTGAGGAGGACCGGGATGACAAGGAGTCCACTGCAGAGATCCGCAACCCAGAAGACTACAAAGAGATATTCCAGCCCAGCAGTGCTATCT CTCGAACCCCCCCAAAGAGAAGTGAGCCTTTCCCTGCCCCTCCGGAGGATG AGATTTTCCCAGTGAAGCCCAACAATGCATTGGAAATGATGACCCCATTACCAGAGAGACTCAAG CCTGAGCAGTTAAAGATGGCTCCCATGGCCTCCTCTACTCCAGTGAATAGGGTGGAGCCTACTATCGTCCCACCTCCCAACCGGCCGTTGCCAGGGGCTAACCCCGCCCCTAACAAAGCTAACCCTGCCCCCAGCAGAGCAGAGCCAGCTGTAATTCTTGCCTCCCGGAATGAGCCAATTGGATTGAAGGCATCTGACTTTCTCCAG CCAGCAAAGAATAACAATCAGCCTGCCCTGAATGACGACGATGCCCTGTCCCAGATTAGGAAGGGCCACGACACCATGTGTGTGGTGCTCACCAGCCGGCACAAAAACCTTGACATTGTGAGAGCGGTCTGGAGCAGCGGGGACATCAAG ACCTCTCTGGATTCAGCAGTGACCATTAATGATCTGTCTATTATAGTGGACATTCTGAATATCCTCAACCTCAAACC ATCTTTGTGGAAGTTGGATCTGTGTACCTCCATCCTTCCCCAAATTGAAAAACTGCTGCAGAGCAAGTATGAAAG cTATGTTCAGACGGGCTGCACCTCCTTAAAACTCATCCTCCAGCGCTTTCTGCCTTTGATAGCAGATAATCTCACAGCAGCCCCTTCAGTTGGAGTCGATATCACACGAGAGGAAAG ACACCAGAAATGCAAAGCATGTTACAAGCAACTGAGGAACCTGAGAAATGTTGTGAAGAGCAAGGCTAGTCTGGTGGGACGACATGGCAGTGCCTTCAGAGAGCTCCAGCTACTAATGGCTACACTGGACTGA
- the LOC117424203 gene encoding katanin p80 WD40 repeat-containing subunit B1-like isoform X2 encodes MAAASTTKTSWKLQEIVAHTSNVSSLVLGKTSGRLLATGGDDCKVNIWAVNKPNCIMSLTGHTNPVECIQFSSTEEQVVAGSQSGSLRVWDLEAAKILRTLMGHKANICSLDFHPYGEYVASGSMDTNIKLWDIRRKGCVFRYKGHTQAVRCLCFSPDGKWLASASDDSTIKLWNLTAGKMITEFTAHTAAVNVVAFHPNEYLLASGSSDRTIKLWDLEKFQMIGSSEGETSPVSIAFNPDGCCLYSGSQDSLRVYGWEPDRCFDVVPVTWGKVADLAICNNQLIGVSSSLTNVSSYVVDLNRVKKSGSVIQGFIQDDKPLAAPPVKGTSIRRNYERPLTTCNTHQRVKQNSESDRRSPEGERRSPSSEEDRDDKESTAEIRNPEDYKEIFQPSSAISRTPPKRSEPFPAPPEDEIFPVKPNNALEMMTPLPERLKPEQLKMAPMASSTPVNRVEPTIVPPPNRPLPGANPAPNKANPAPSRAEPAVILASRNEPIGLKASDFLQPAKNNNQPALNDDDALSQIRKGHDTMCVVLTSRHKNLDIVRAVWSSGDIKTSLDSAVTINDLSIIVDILNILNLKPSLWKLDLCTSILPQIEKLLQSKYESYVQTGCTSLKLILQRFLPLIADNLTAAPSVGVDITREERHQKCKACYKQLRNLRNVVKSKASLVGRHGSAFRELQLLMATLD; translated from the exons ATGGCAGCAGCCAGCACAACTAAAACATCCTGGAAACTAC AGGAGATAGTCGCACATACCAGCAATGTGTCCTCACTGGTTTTGGGGAAGACCTCTGGGCGCCTGCTGGCTACAGGCGGTGACGACTGTAAAGTAAACATCTGGGCCGTCAATAAACCAAACTGTATCATG agCCTGACCGGACACACTAACCCAGTAGAGTGCATCCAGTTCAGTAGCACAGAAGAGCAGGTTGTGGCTGGCTCACAGTCGGGATCATTACGAGTCTGGGACCTAGAAGCAGCTAAAA TTCTCCGGACCTTAATGGGACACAAAGCCAACATCTGCAGCCTAGATTTCCATCCCTATGGGGAGTATGTGGCTTCTGGCTCCATGGACACAAATATTAAG ttATGGGATATCAGAAGAAAAGGATGTGTGTTTAGGTATAAG GGGCACACACAGGCTGTGCGGTGTCTCTGCTTTAGTCCGGATGGGAAGTGGCTGGCCTCGGCAAGTGATGACAGCACAATAAAG CTGTGGAACTTGACGGCTGGGAAGATGATTACTGAATTTACAGCACACACAGCCGCTGTGAACGTTGTGGCGTTTCATCCAAACGAGTATCTCCTGGCATCGGGGAGCTCAGACAG gacAATAAAACTTTGGGATCTGGAGAAGTTTCAGATGATCGGCTCCTCGGAAGGGGAGACAAGCCCTGTTAG CATTGCATTCAACCCGGATGGGTGCTGCCTCTACAGTGGCTCCCAGGATTCGTTGAGAGTGTATGGCTGGGAGCCAGACCGCTGTTTCGATGTGGTGCCAGTGACCTGGGGCAAGGTGGCCGACCTTGCCATCTGTAACAACCAGCTG ATTGGAGTCTCATCAAGCTTGACTAACGTCTCCTCCTATGTGGTGGACCTCAATCGGGTAAAGAAATCTGGTTCAGTTATTCAGGGCTTTATCCAGGATGACAAGCCTCTTGCTGCACCACCAGTGAAGGGAACCAGCATCCGTCGCAACTACGAGCGCCCACTTACCACCTGCAACACACACCAGAG GGTGAAGCAGAACTCTGAGAGTGATCGTCGGAGCCCCGAAGGCGAGAGACGCAGCCCCAGTAGTGAGGAGGACCGGGATGACAAGGAGTCCACTGCAGAGATCCGCAACCCAGAAGACTACAAAGAGATATTCCAGCCCAGCAGTGCTATCT CTCGAACCCCCCCAAAGAGAAGTGAGCCTTTCCCTGCCCCTCCGGAGGATG AGATTTTCCCAGTGAAGCCCAACAATGCATTGGAAATGATGACCCCATTACCAGAGAGACTCAAG CCTGAGCAGTTAAAGATGGCTCCCATGGCCTCCTCTACTCCAGTGAATAGGGTGGAGCCTACTATCGTCCCACCTCCCAACCGGCCGTTGCCAGGGGCTAACCCCGCCCCTAACAAAGCTAACCCTGCCCCCAGCAGAGCAGAGCCAGCTGTAATTCTTGCCTCCCGGAATGAGCCAATTGGATTGAAGGCATCTGACTTTCTCCAG CCAGCAAAGAATAACAATCAGCCTGCCCTGAATGACGACGATGCCCTGTCCCAGATTAGGAAGGGCCACGACACCATGTGTGTGGTGCTCACCAGCCGGCACAAAAACCTTGACATTGTGAGAGCGGTCTGGAGCAGCGGGGACATCAAG ACCTCTCTGGATTCAGCAGTGACCATTAATGATCTGTCTATTATAGTGGACATTCTGAATATCCTCAACCTCAAACC ATCTTTGTGGAAGTTGGATCTGTGTACCTCCATCCTTCCCCAAATTGAAAAACTGCTGCAGAGCAAGTATGAAAG cTATGTTCAGACGGGCTGCACCTCCTTAAAACTCATCCTCCAGCGCTTTCTGCCTTTGATAGCAGATAATCTCACAGCAGCCCCTTCAGTTGGAGTCGATATCACACGAGAGGAAAG ACACCAGAAATGCAAAGCATGTTACAAGCAACTGAGGAACCTGAGAAATGTTGTGAAGAGCAAGGCTAGTCTGGTGGGACGACATGGCAGTGCCTTCAGAGAGCTCCAGCTACTAATGGCTACACTGGACTGA